One region of Quercus lobata isolate SW786 chromosome 2, ValleyOak3.0 Primary Assembly, whole genome shotgun sequence genomic DNA includes:
- the LOC115965564 gene encoding uncharacterized protein LOC115965564, protein MQATNYNPSSPMLCPISLSSSPRRRKPFSLIVNASRERKGRDYGGRLVDENMIVLRVRMKDLKMQETKEEPPSNWMEWEKQYYAYYDEDVCEAVGHLQSYLLSIRPSLALGMVALVTLSVPITTGVVLFHIIEMAKRILSGCMFF, encoded by the coding sequence ATGCAAGCAACCAATTATAACCCATCTTCCCCCATGCTTTGTCCAatttcattatcatcatcaccTCGCAGGAGAAAACCCTTTAGCCTAATTGTGAATGCaagtagagaaagaaaaggaagagattATGGGGGTAGACTTGTGGATGAGAACATGATTGTGCTTCGAGTACGCATGAAGGACTTGAAGATGCAAGAGACAAAAGAGGAGCCACCTTCGAATTGGATGGAGTGGGAGAAGCAATATTATGCGTATTATGATGAGGACGTTTGTGAAGCTGTAGGACATTTACAGTCTTATTTGCTGAGTATTAGGCCAAGTTTGGCATTAGGAATGGTGGCACTTGTTACTTTGAGTGTGCCAATAACTACCGGCGTGGTCTTGTTTCATATTATAGAGATGGCTAAGAGAATCTTATCTGGttgcatgtttttttaa